One stretch of Pseudomonas azotoformans DNA includes these proteins:
- the pbpC gene encoding penicillin-binding protein 1C, translating into MKLPSLKRLAPPLLVAAVVLAGLRLWPHAPLEQAVTSSRVVLADDGSLLRMTLADDGQYRLWLPLERISPSLVEALLLKEDRNFYWHPGINPPALLRAALATYSGGQRQGGSTLSMQLARRLWDLNTRQVPGKLQQMALALWLEARYSKHDILEAYLNLAPMGGNIEGAEAASRIYFGKSAAQLSLSEALALAVIPQQPGRRARFGPSLQHARLRLMADWRETYPRDPRNDSLLDLPLEARNRQQIPFLAPHLSEHLLASQTGNELNSTLNLPLQQLLERLITGFIAERRSTGVENATAILIDSRDQSVKALVGSADYLSTSLHGQVNGVLSRRSPGSTLKPFLYGLALDQGVIHPMSILKDLPSNFGYFQPENFDGSFVGPLTARDALIRSRNIPAVWLASQVKSPSLYGLLQRAGIKGLRDESHYGLALALGGGEMTPEELARLYVMLAGDGHLRPLRYLQEQPQSTGAPLLTPQAAFMVRDMLRRNPRPDGLPGRHWRTAWKTGTSWGFHDAWSAGLVGPYVLVVWVGNFDGRPNPAFIGAKTAAPLFFRIADALPLALPTTVIKPDKPPAGLVRINVCAASGELPNRWCPQTRKTWYIPGVSPIRVSNLHRPVLIDTRTGKAACPPFEPQYTREEVFEFWPSDVQRLYRAAGLPRRRPPNVLKNCQPNRLSDQSEAPQIRSPLTQVSYQLRLSQPQESIPLNANAASDAATLYWFADQTLIGQGSPQATLNWRPGKSGEYRLRVSDDQGRSASRGLKVEFVP; encoded by the coding sequence TTGAAATTACCAAGCCTTAAGCGCCTGGCGCCGCCGCTGCTTGTAGCGGCGGTGGTGCTGGCGGGCCTGCGGCTTTGGCCCCATGCCCCGCTGGAACAGGCTGTCACCTCATCGCGAGTGGTGTTGGCCGACGACGGTTCGCTGTTGCGCATGACGCTGGCGGATGACGGTCAATACCGCCTGTGGCTACCCCTGGAGCGGATATCGCCGTCACTGGTCGAAGCCTTGCTGCTCAAGGAAGATCGCAATTTCTACTGGCACCCGGGGATCAATCCCCCGGCGTTGCTGCGGGCGGCCCTGGCCACCTACAGCGGTGGTCAGCGCCAGGGCGGCTCGACCTTGAGCATGCAACTGGCCCGACGCCTGTGGGACCTGAACACCCGCCAGGTGCCGGGCAAGTTGCAGCAGATGGCGCTGGCGCTGTGGCTGGAGGCGCGCTACAGCAAGCACGACATCCTTGAGGCCTACCTGAACCTGGCGCCCATGGGCGGCAATATCGAAGGGGCCGAGGCGGCGAGCCGCATCTACTTCGGCAAGTCGGCGGCGCAGTTGTCGTTGTCCGAAGCGCTGGCGCTGGCGGTGATTCCGCAGCAGCCGGGGCGTCGGGCGCGCTTCGGGCCGTCACTGCAACATGCGCGGCTGCGCTTGATGGCGGACTGGCGCGAGACTTATCCACGGGACCCGCGTAACGACAGTTTGCTCGATTTGCCCCTGGAGGCGCGCAACCGCCAGCAGATCCCGTTCCTCGCCCCGCACTTGAGTGAACACCTGCTGGCCTCCCAAACCGGCAATGAGCTGAACAGCACTCTCAACCTGCCGTTGCAGCAATTGCTCGAACGCCTGATCACCGGATTTATCGCCGAGCGGCGCAGCACGGGGGTGGAAAACGCCACGGCCATCCTGATCGACAGCCGCGACCAGAGCGTCAAGGCGCTGGTAGGTTCGGCGGATTACTTATCCACAAGCCTGCACGGTCAGGTCAATGGCGTGCTGTCGCGACGCTCACCGGGGTCGACGCTCAAACCGTTTCTATACGGGTTGGCGCTGGATCAGGGGGTCATCCACCCCATGAGCATCCTTAAAGACTTGCCCAGTAACTTCGGCTACTTCCAACCGGAAAATTTCGACGGCAGTTTTGTCGGCCCACTGACAGCGCGAGATGCGTTGATCCGTAGTCGCAACATTCCGGCGGTGTGGCTCGCCAGCCAGGTCAAATCGCCCTCCTTGTATGGACTGCTGCAACGCGCCGGCATCAAGGGCCTGCGCGACGAGAGCCACTACGGCCTGGCCCTGGCCCTTGGTGGCGGCGAGATGACCCCGGAAGAACTGGCGCGGCTGTATGTGATGCTGGCCGGTGACGGGCACCTGCGGCCGTTGCGCTATTTGCAGGAACAACCGCAATCCACCGGTGCGCCGTTGCTCACGCCCCAGGCCGCCTTCATGGTGCGCGACATGCTGCGCCGTAATCCACGCCCGGATGGCCTGCCCGGCCGCCATTGGCGCACTGCCTGGAAAACCGGCACCTCCTGGGGCTTTCACGATGCCTGGAGCGCGGGGCTGGTCGGCCCTTACGTGCTGGTGGTGTGGGTGGGTAACTTCGATGGCCGCCCGAACCCGGCGTTTATCGGCGCCAAGACCGCTGCACCACTGTTCTTCCGCATCGCCGACGCCCTGCCCCTGGCCTTGCCCACCACCGTCATCAAGCCTGACAAACCGCCCGCCGGGCTGGTACGCATCAACGTCTGCGCCGCGTCCGGCGAATTGCCCAACCGCTGGTGCCCGCAAACCCGCAAGACCTGGTACATCCCCGGCGTCTCGCCGATTCGCGTGTCCAACCTGCACCGCCCGGTGCTGATCGACACCCGCACCGGCAAGGCCGCCTGCCCGCCGTTCGAGCCGCAGTACACCCGCGAAGAAGTCTTCGAATTCTGGCCCAGCGACGTGCAACGCCTGTACCGCGCCGCCGGCCTGCCTAGGCGCAGGCCACCCAACGTGCTGAAAAACTGCCAGCCCAACCGCTTGAGTGACCAAAGCGAAGCGCCGCAGATCCGTTCGCCGCTGACCCAGGTGAGCTACCAGTTGCGCTTGTCTCAACCCCAGGAAAGTATCCCGCTGAATGCCAACGCGGCCAGCGACGCGGCAACGCTGTATTGGTTTGCTGATCAAACCTTGATCGGCCAGGGTTCGCCGCAAGCCACACTGAACTGGCGGCCGGGCAAGTCGGGGGAGTATCGGTTGCGGGTCAGTGATGATCAGGGACGCAGTGCGAGCCGGGGGTTGAAAGTGGAATTTGTGCCGTGA
- a CDS encoding ABC transporter permease translates to MSKRFSKRVSEAWSDLRTALVATETWIFLGSHDIKQRYRRSVLGPLWITLSTAVLIGGLGVMYAGLFKLDVHDYIPYLAAGMITWNFMTLVVTESCFVFTGAEGSIKAARIPLSSYVLRLVWRNILVFLHNAVVLVAVVVWFLPFNFMNLLMALVGLAVIGVFLFWLALLVGLLSARFRDIPLIVSNVMQVVFFMTPIMWKADVLNSRMWIAEINPFYYMLELVRNPLLGQPLTWSLWGNVGGVLLATAVVSFLLFARFRTRIVYWL, encoded by the coding sequence TTGAGTAAGCGCTTTTCTAAACGAGTCAGTGAAGCCTGGAGTGATTTGCGCACCGCTTTGGTTGCGACGGAAACCTGGATTTTCCTAGGGAGCCATGACATCAAGCAGCGGTATCGGCGGTCCGTGTTGGGGCCGCTGTGGATCACCCTCAGCACCGCCGTATTGATCGGTGGCTTGGGGGTGATGTATGCCGGGTTATTCAAACTGGATGTGCATGACTACATCCCCTACCTTGCTGCGGGCATGATTACCTGGAACTTCATGACTCTGGTGGTCACCGAAAGTTGCTTCGTGTTCACAGGGGCGGAGGGCAGTATCAAGGCGGCACGGATACCCTTGTCGTCGTATGTGCTGCGGCTGGTGTGGCGCAATATTCTTGTGTTCCTGCACAACGCGGTGGTGCTGGTCGCGGTGGTGGTGTGGTTCCTGCCGTTCAATTTCATGAACTTGCTGATGGCCCTCGTCGGGCTGGCGGTGATCGGGGTTTTCCTGTTCTGGCTGGCATTACTTGTCGGCTTGCTCAGCGCGCGTTTCCGCGATATCCCGCTGATCGTTTCGAACGTGATGCAGGTGGTGTTTTTCATGACGCCTATCATGTGGAAGGCAGATGTTCTGAATTCCCGGATGTGGATCGCCGAGATAAACCCCTTCTACTACATGCTCGAACTCGTCCGTAATCCGCTGCTGGGCCAACCATTGACATGGTCCCTCTGGGGGAATGTGGGTGGGGTTCTGCTGGCTACCGCGGTGGTATCTTTTCTTTTGTTTGCGCGTTTTCGTACGCGCATTGTTTATTGGTTGTAG
- the rfbF gene encoding glucose-1-phosphate cytidylyltransferase: MKAVILAGGLGSRLSEETSTRPKPMVEVGGRPILWHIMKIYSHYGVNDFVICLGYKGYVIKEYFANYFLHMSDVTFDMANNKMEVHQNNAEPWRVTLVDTGADSQTGGRLRRVRQYLEPGEDFCFTYGDGVADIDIGKLIAFHKAHGKKATVTATQPPGRFGALNINDHHVESFREKPHGDGSFINGGFFVLKPEVIDLIEKDETIWEREPLEALARDHQLLAFEHDGFWQPMDTLREKQQLEDLWERKVAPWKVW, from the coding sequence ATGAAGGCAGTGATTTTGGCCGGTGGGCTGGGCAGCCGACTGAGCGAAGAGACAAGCACACGACCGAAACCTATGGTTGAAGTGGGCGGCCGTCCCATCCTCTGGCACATCATGAAGATATATTCCCATTATGGCGTGAATGATTTTGTGATCTGCCTGGGCTACAAGGGCTATGTCATCAAAGAGTACTTTGCCAACTATTTCCTGCACATGTCGGACGTCACCTTCGACATGGCGAACAACAAGATGGAAGTCCATCAGAACAACGCCGAGCCGTGGCGTGTGACCCTGGTCGATACCGGAGCAGATTCACAGACGGGCGGGCGCCTGCGCCGTGTCCGCCAGTATCTGGAGCCGGGCGAGGACTTCTGCTTTACCTATGGTGACGGTGTTGCCGACATCGACATTGGCAAGTTGATCGCCTTCCACAAGGCTCATGGCAAGAAGGCGACGGTCACCGCCACCCAGCCACCTGGCCGTTTCGGTGCGCTGAACATCAACGATCACCATGTAGAAAGTTTCCGCGAGAAACCACACGGTGATGGCTCCTTTATCAACGGCGGTTTCTTCGTGCTCAAGCCGGAAGTCATCGACCTGATCGAGAAAGACGAAACCATCTGGGAGCGTGAACCACTTGAAGCGCTCGCGCGCGATCATCAATTGCTGGCTTTTGAACACGACGGCTTCTGGCAACCGATGGATACCCTGCGCGAGAAGCAGCAGCTGGAGGACTTGTGGGAACGCAAGGTCGCCCCGTGGAAAGTATGGTGA
- a CDS encoding thiamine pyrophosphate-binding protein has product MQKKYSDWISTWLAEAGYTHCFFVAGGNIMHLLESLSHNLTCVPVVHEVAAGIAAEYFNATNSQGHKALALVTAGPGLTNIVTALSGAFLESRELLVIGGQVKTADLSHGQLRQRGIQEIDGIAIARPITVAAERLDTQLSREAFLALCAATERGRPGPVFIELPLDVQGRLMSAEELPTTPAAAITGKPLPLPTGVRTAETSLDEVLALLRGAQRPAVLIGGGVSLEAAAALAAVAEQHSLPLFTTWNGLDRIAADHPCYFGRPNTWGQRYANLLLQQADVVLALGTRLGLQQTGFNWQEFGRGGKVVQVDCDVAELTKGHPRVDVPICADVNPWLKSLASKLDGQWSEWHGYCREVQAALPLIEENVTHEGYQSPFKLVEHLSTLLKSDDVVVPCSSGGAFTVMMQVFAQKAGQRVVTNKGLASMGYGLSGAIGAAFANPDQRVVLVEGDGGFAQNLQEIGTVGVNRLNVKIFIFDDSGYASIRSTQRSYFGGRYVGCDIETGLGLPNWAALFKAYGIPVVHVEPGFERSQDFSAQLDGEGPAAFIVKVDPEQTYFPKITSRVTPTGMASNPLHQMSPDLDETLATQVARFL; this is encoded by the coding sequence ATGCAGAAAAAGTATAGCGATTGGATTAGCACCTGGTTGGCAGAAGCGGGCTACACACACTGCTTCTTCGTGGCGGGCGGCAACATCATGCACCTGCTGGAAAGCCTCAGCCACAACCTCACCTGCGTCCCTGTGGTGCATGAGGTGGCGGCAGGTATCGCGGCGGAATACTTCAACGCCACCAATAGCCAAGGGCACAAAGCCTTGGCGCTGGTCACCGCAGGTCCGGGCCTGACCAACATCGTCACGGCGTTGTCCGGCGCCTTCCTTGAGAGCCGTGAACTACTGGTCATCGGTGGGCAGGTCAAGACCGCCGACTTGAGCCATGGCCAATTGCGCCAGCGCGGTATCCAGGAAATCGACGGCATTGCTATCGCTCGCCCGATCACGGTTGCAGCCGAGCGCCTGGACACCCAGCTCTCCCGCGAAGCCTTCCTGGCCCTCTGCGCAGCGACCGAACGTGGCCGTCCTGGGCCTGTCTTTATCGAGCTGCCGCTGGATGTGCAAGGCCGCTTGATGAGCGCCGAAGAGCTGCCGACCACGCCAGCGGCGGCCATTACTGGCAAGCCGCTGCCGTTGCCGACGGGTGTACGCACTGCCGAAACTTCGCTTGATGAAGTCTTGGCCCTGCTGCGAGGCGCTCAGCGCCCGGCGGTGTTGATTGGCGGTGGCGTCAGCCTTGAAGCGGCTGCAGCGTTGGCCGCCGTGGCCGAGCAACACTCCCTGCCGTTGTTCACTACTTGGAATGGCCTGGACCGTATCGCTGCCGACCATCCATGCTATTTCGGTCGACCGAATACCTGGGGCCAGCGCTATGCCAACTTGCTGCTTCAGCAGGCCGACGTGGTCCTTGCGCTGGGTACGCGACTGGGTCTGCAGCAGACGGGTTTCAACTGGCAAGAGTTCGGGCGTGGCGGCAAGGTCGTGCAGGTGGACTGCGATGTGGCCGAGCTGACCAAGGGGCATCCTCGTGTCGATGTGCCAATCTGTGCCGACGTCAACCCATGGCTCAAGAGCCTGGCTTCCAAACTCGATGGCCAGTGGAGCGAGTGGCACGGTTACTGCCGCGAAGTTCAGGCGGCGTTGCCACTGATCGAAGAAAACGTCACTCACGAAGGGTATCAGTCACCCTTCAAGCTGGTGGAGCATCTGTCCACCTTGCTCAAATCGGACGATGTAGTCGTACCTTGCAGCAGCGGCGGTGCATTCACGGTCATGATGCAGGTGTTTGCGCAAAAAGCCGGTCAGCGCGTGGTGACCAACAAGGGCCTGGCCTCAATGGGCTATGGCTTGAGTGGTGCCATAGGCGCGGCATTTGCCAACCCCGATCAACGTGTGGTGCTGGTTGAGGGCGACGGCGGCTTCGCTCAGAACCTCCAGGAGATCGGTACGGTTGGTGTCAATCGTCTGAACGTCAAGATCTTCATCTTCGACGACTCGGGTTATGCGTCTATTCGCTCTACCCAGCGCAGCTACTTCGGTGGCCGTTACGTCGGCTGTGACATCGAGACGGGTCTGGGGTTGCCAAACTGGGCTGCTCTGTTCAAGGCCTATGGGATTCCAGTCGTGCATGTGGAGCCTGGCTTCGAGCGTTCGCAGGATTTCAGCGCCCAACTCGATGGCGAAGGTCCTGCGGCCTTCATTGTGAAGGTCGACCCTGAGCAGACCTATTTCCCGAAAATCACCAGCCGGGTTACTCCGACGGGGATGGCGTCCAATCCGCTGCACCAGATGTCGCCTGATCTGGATGAAACGTTGGCAACACAGGTTGCGCGTTTTCTGTAA
- a CDS encoding LemA family protein — translation MNIELLIAGIVVLIIVVGLVGWMVGVYNGLVMRRNDVDKAFANIDVLLKQRADQIPDLMRVVQTAMNHEHALFTRLSDARQQYLNAGSLNDKVDASNQLNAALKSVIAVAEGYPTLISGPNMVELQHAISAVEERIADRREFFNESVNLYNIAIAVFPDLFFARMLSYQRIPLLAISAEETRYEGVKLEVPGV, via the coding sequence ATGAACATCGAACTGCTTATCGCCGGTATCGTCGTGCTGATCATTGTCGTCGGCCTGGTCGGCTGGATGGTGGGGGTCTACAACGGCCTGGTGATGCGGCGCAATGATGTGGACAAAGCCTTTGCCAACATCGACGTGCTGCTCAAGCAACGGGCCGATCAGATCCCGGACCTGATGCGCGTGGTGCAAACCGCCATGAACCATGAGCACGCGCTGTTCACGCGCCTGAGCGATGCCCGCCAGCAGTACCTCAACGCCGGTAGCCTCAACGATAAGGTCGACGCCTCCAACCAGTTGAATGCAGCGCTCAAGTCGGTGATTGCGGTGGCAGAGGGTTACCCCACGCTCATCTCCGGCCCCAACATGGTCGAGTTGCAGCACGCAATCTCTGCGGTCGAGGAGCGTATTGCCGACCGTCGCGAGTTCTTCAACGAATCGGTGAACCTCTACAACATTGCCATCGCGGTGTTCCCCGACCTGTTCTTCGCGCGGATGCTCAGCTATCAGCGCATCCCACTACTGGCCATCAGTGCTGAAGAAACGCGTTACGAAGGCGTGAAGCTTGAGGTGCCGGGGGTATGA
- a CDS encoding ABC transporter ATP-binding protein, with amino-acid sequence MAHIIAKDLVVEFPIYQGAQRSMRKTFLKAATGGKLAGNDSRVTVRAVDGATFSINDGERIGLLGHNGSGKTTLLRALSGVFEPASGTLDIEGTITSLLDISQGFDLDSTGVENITLRAITMGHSPKRIKPYIDEICDFSGLGDYLKLPVRTYSSGMMMRLAFAISTCAESDILLMDEWLSVGDDDFKERATERLTHLFNRAAIVVIASHDKTMLARTCTRILHVEHGKVIRDETAKEFSGSDHAEKV; translated from the coding sequence ATGGCCCACATCATTGCTAAGGACCTGGTGGTCGAATTTCCGATTTACCAGGGCGCGCAGCGGTCGATGCGCAAAACGTTCCTCAAGGCGGCGACAGGCGGCAAGCTGGCTGGCAACGACTCTCGGGTTACGGTACGTGCGGTTGACGGTGCCACGTTCTCGATCAACGACGGTGAGCGAATTGGTTTGCTGGGTCACAATGGCTCGGGCAAGACCACACTGCTCCGCGCCTTGAGCGGTGTGTTCGAGCCGGCCAGTGGCACGCTAGACATAGAGGGCACGATCACGTCGCTGCTGGATATCTCCCAAGGGTTTGACCTCGATTCCACGGGTGTCGAGAACATCACGCTGCGCGCGATAACCATGGGGCATTCGCCCAAGCGGATCAAACCCTACATCGATGAAATCTGCGATTTCTCCGGGTTGGGCGATTACCTGAAGCTGCCTGTTCGCACCTACTCCAGCGGGATGATGATGCGGCTGGCGTTTGCTATCTCAACCTGCGCCGAATCCGACATCCTGTTGATGGACGAATGGCTGAGTGTTGGCGACGACGACTTCAAGGAACGCGCCACAGAGCGGCTTACCCATCTGTTCAACCGTGCAGCGATCGTCGTGATTGCCTCGCATGACAAGACGATGCTTGCGCGCACCTGTACGCGGATTTTGCACGTGGAACACGGAAAGGTCATTCGTGACGAAACCGCCAAAGAGTTCTCTGGGAGTGATCATGCAGAAAAAGTATAG
- the rfbH gene encoding lipopolysaccharide biosynthesis protein RfbH: MTTQDDLRKQIDDLAQQYSKTAFARREFVPGVTAIPPAGKVIDGAEVGLMIQASLDGWLTTGRFNTEFEKRLSKFLGVKHVLTTNSGSSANLLAFTALTSPTLGDRAIKPGDEVIGVAAGFPTTVNPIIQNGAVPVFVDVDLETYNIDPELIEAAISPKTKAIMLAHTLGNPYNLRKIRELCDKYKLWLVEDCCDALGSTYDGKLVGTFGDIGTLSFYPAHHITMGEGGAVFTNKSKLRLAVESIRDWGRSCFCPPGEDNTCKKRFCWQLGDLPYGYDHKYTYSHLGYNLKITDMQAACALAQMDKLPSFIEARKHNFAYLKERLASCAEFLVLPKATDGAEPSWFGFPITLKDHIPYQRLDLLTYLDEHKIGTRLLFAGNLLRQPYMIGREYRVSGTLENTDRIMSKTFWVGVWPGLTPEMLDYVVDRIETFFGINK; the protein is encoded by the coding sequence ATGACCACCCAAGACGACCTCAGAAAACAGATTGACGATCTGGCCCAGCAATACTCCAAGACCGCCTTTGCGCGTCGCGAATTCGTACCGGGCGTGACCGCCATTCCACCCGCAGGCAAGGTGATCGACGGTGCCGAAGTGGGCCTGATGATCCAGGCCTCTCTGGATGGTTGGTTGACCACCGGCCGTTTCAATACCGAGTTTGAAAAGCGCCTCAGCAAGTTTCTGGGCGTCAAGCATGTGCTGACCACCAACTCCGGCTCTTCAGCCAACCTGCTGGCGTTCACTGCGCTGACTTCTCCAACCCTGGGCGATCGCGCAATCAAGCCGGGTGACGAAGTGATTGGCGTGGCTGCGGGCTTCCCCACCACCGTCAACCCGATCATCCAGAATGGCGCCGTCCCGGTATTCGTCGACGTTGACCTGGAAACCTACAACATCGACCCGGAGCTGATCGAAGCGGCCATTTCGCCGAAAACCAAAGCGATCATGCTGGCTCACACCCTGGGTAACCCGTACAACCTGCGCAAGATCCGCGAGCTCTGCGACAAGTACAAACTGTGGTTGGTCGAAGACTGCTGCGACGCCCTGGGTTCTACCTATGACGGCAAACTGGTCGGCACCTTTGGCGACATCGGCACCTTGAGTTTCTACCCCGCGCACCACATCACCATGGGTGAGGGCGGTGCGGTCTTCACCAACAAGTCCAAGCTACGCCTGGCGGTCGAATCCATTCGTGACTGGGGTCGCTCGTGCTTCTGCCCACCGGGTGAGGACAACACCTGCAAGAAGCGTTTTTGCTGGCAGCTGGGTGACCTGCCGTATGGTTATGACCACAAATACACCTACTCCCACCTCGGCTATAACCTCAAGATTACCGACATGCAGGCTGCTTGCGCGTTGGCGCAAATGGACAAGCTGCCGTCTTTCATCGAGGCCCGCAAGCACAACTTTGCCTACCTGAAAGAACGACTTGCGAGCTGCGCGGAATTCCTGGTGCTTCCTAAAGCCACTGATGGCGCAGAGCCATCCTGGTTCGGCTTCCCGATCACCTTGAAGGATCACATTCCGTACCAACGTCTGGATCTGCTGACCTACCTGGACGAGCACAAAATTGGTACCCGTTTGCTCTTCGCCGGGAATCTGCTGCGCCAACCGTATATGATTGGCCGCGAATATCGAGTGTCGGGCACCCTCGAAAACACCGACCGGATCATGAGCAAGACATTCTGGGTCGGCGTTTGGCCTGGACTTACCCCTGAAATGCTTGACTACGTCGTTGATCGTATCGAAACGTTCTTCGGTATCAATAAATAA
- the rfbG gene encoding CDP-glucose 4,6-dehydratase: MESMVISREFWQGKKVFLTGHTGFKGGWLAVWLQELGAIVTGFALEPQTNPSLFDVASVGEGMTSIIGDIRDGAALAAAVAQAQPEIVLHLAAQPLVRYSYDAPVETFSTNVMGTVHLLEAVRACPSVRACVVVSSDKCYENREWPWGYRENEAMGGYDPYSASKGCTELVTSSYRNSYFNPARYAEHGVGLGSGRAGNVIGGGDWAADRLVPDLLGAFERKEVAIIRNPGAIRPWQHVLEPLSGYLVLAQRLYEDGKQVAEGWNFGPAESDAQPVSWITERMTQCWSDGAQFRIEANAAAPHEANYLKLDCSKARARLSWTPRWSLARALDEVVYWHREFLAGSDMRQVCIDQISSFSKA; the protein is encoded by the coding sequence GTGGAAAGTATGGTGATCAGTCGCGAGTTCTGGCAGGGCAAGAAGGTATTCCTGACGGGACATACCGGTTTCAAAGGTGGCTGGCTGGCGGTATGGCTGCAGGAACTGGGCGCCATCGTGACCGGTTTCGCCCTCGAACCGCAGACCAATCCGAGCCTGTTCGACGTCGCGTCGGTGGGCGAGGGCATGACGTCGATCATCGGCGACATTCGTGATGGCGCAGCATTGGCGGCAGCCGTGGCCCAGGCGCAACCGGAAATCGTCCTGCATTTGGCGGCGCAGCCGCTGGTTCGGTATTCCTACGATGCACCGGTCGAAACATTCAGTACCAACGTAATGGGCACTGTGCACCTGCTGGAGGCGGTCCGTGCCTGCCCGAGTGTGCGGGCCTGCGTCGTGGTCAGCTCCGACAAATGCTACGAGAATCGCGAATGGCCTTGGGGCTACCGCGAGAACGAAGCCATGGGCGGCTATGACCCCTACAGTGCCAGCAAGGGTTGCACCGAACTGGTGACATCGTCTTATCGCAACTCGTATTTCAACCCGGCTCGCTACGCTGAGCACGGTGTAGGGCTGGGCAGTGGCCGTGCGGGTAACGTGATTGGCGGTGGTGACTGGGCTGCAGATCGTCTGGTCCCGGATTTGCTGGGGGCATTCGAACGCAAAGAAGTTGCTATCATCCGCAACCCGGGAGCGATTCGCCCTTGGCAGCATGTGTTGGAGCCACTGTCCGGTTACCTGGTGCTGGCCCAGCGTCTGTATGAGGACGGCAAGCAGGTTGCTGAGGGCTGGAACTTCGGCCCCGCAGAGTCCGATGCCCAACCCGTGAGCTGGATTACCGAACGTATGACTCAGTGTTGGTCCGATGGTGCTCAATTCCGTATCGAGGCCAATGCTGCGGCACCTCACGAGGCGAATTACCTCAAGCTGGATTGCTCCAAGGCCCGTGCACGGCTGTCTTGGACACCACGCTGGTCCCTCGCTCGAGCGTTGGATGAGGTCGTGTACTGGCACCGTGAATTCCTGGCCGGTAGCGACATGCGACAAGTGTGTATTGATCAAATTTCGAGCTTTTCTAAAGCTTGA